One window of the Candidatus Poribacteria bacterium genome contains the following:
- a CDS encoding Ig-like domain repeat protein translates to MERGNRRRGTGKRKQKRYLGLLPPDSSLRSICRAITLVTFLLITGFTAFGDSPDTYILPLSPPNVIGHSDVTIWWSGRPSDEAGLIGFYYSLDGSPFTFTDSNHVTLWNLTKGEHRLLVKSIDSTLRQDDQPAELSFRISPVVRGEPEVNDTPDLAVDLPLGVEMRGVSLLGGGDVDWYKVAFPQDATAATVTFRRDGGNSSTEISLYLNTPSEGNKAASFSVNVSNGERGSATVGISPDSTLFIKVAPSPDEKHPLYILSADYIPASPHGIWEVEDNSSPASATRLSLVEDRVTAIGMKNGDQDSSDWYKLHFDLTSPKLLRLNLSRLQAAGETSVQIFKGAIISDISQVSALSVSPLSNGWGSISFLVSFGDYYVRVSNDQEGVGNTYQITLTLGDLPPGSEYELEPNTVSPQENPDYVTPLGVEMGIYGYSWGDGDDDWFKFNLGRKGLLCLTLQRPEGIGQTELQLFNSNLIPISSFQISPSTSQRGSLPVPDADPGTYYVKIVPSGERETTRYRLNALLIGSIEHNAQEPLGLGDELRVAVNWTAGREVYLTLEGDFQDEEARKRFERMPLSEVSPGRYELSYVLREGDSVENARMLFTFKTPQGDEALYEYSERITLQAGKAIIDAKHDADHILKSGERLTVTLTSSITDGTASFDIVGGTKDPSPLLRGGIPLYGDGRGNYSGSYVVQEGDLVREGIVRVKLVDRFGTKYEFEIKEPVSIDAVKPSPPSELRGEDVPEDNGFQIQLSWSLSPDPDVSEYNVYISPIPITSLQALSPIARVKGRSCQVQVERNGVGYYFAVTAVDMAGNESDLSDGAITGPVQALDNLPPAAKSASHDVTGIVSTLNPVINVKLQSEPGITPLLTIPGLVRDLPLEEKKDGVYTISYSVPKGVELRDVLLSLKLKDKAGNESSIDVPPPITIDTKPPQIKSVKHDGTRLLVEGDELKITLEGEVGCQGWFDIEGLVKGIPLYDDGEHGDGAGGDGVYVGTYRVKTGDKAMEAAVVAHLKDKAGNESSMEAVRKVNLDTTPPSISKAKVEGESFKLGDVVKVELWGEAGCQGKFRIEGLGVEGKLYDDGEHGDGEANDGMYVGSWKVGRGIGGEDLSVIAILEKSNGKSVQIEAGSVKVDGVPPPEVEGVKVEDVPDDEGYRVRVSWQGVKVEDLKGYLVYLSSDSIGDLSTMSPIAETEKESVLLDVEENGRQYHFAVVAEDEAGNISALGAGSVTVGDALDNLAPPKPIDLKAEMVEGGRIYIGWEYPSLPADWAAFKVYISQNPNLSGGELVRITHNQVRSADLPADKDGDYYIGLSAEDISGNESEIIRIGPIRAGAISAMDERLISLPKGIIRGDGVLVWWRGWKNGGTKDFRYRLDGVEGEAEGPYLLIRSLTPGDHELEIELNGEVISREFRIEPMELKLDGKKETILPNAKLIGPGTCSLVLMRDATLNLVGENGGVEVKLYRDDDLLMEGQGAISLKAGIYRVETKGSVTIYQSPLAADADMEPNDEDGFPLHGDSIISGMIQRKGDVDLYRLRVEGGERLAVTLISWGNLQLGIRDERGTEVETDEDQDGGYRFYLSHPLSAGEYVIEVKGDAGAIYQIGLIILKGIGVDRRAMMKAGDLLRVTVDWATAGEIWGEVKGLIEPVRLSGSGGLMGMEYRIKDGDDLSDGRVRLEFNVSGEVIPFEIPGVRINVDTVPPRITRAQHDAVKPLKAGDKIGIEVGGESGCEGWFEITGIAEEIPLQEKEAGRYEGEYQVREGDNTSGSDVICYLRDGAGNETKAVVKGRSGEFDKVVIDTLPPRIDEVSYEGEGVLIEGQILKVIVKGEAGCQAWFDIGELRHDLPLEEKREGEYEGSYQVKMGDQALGVRIIAHLKDAAGNESVVESRDALDIDTIPPQIESVEHDATRTLRLGSVLTVRVKGTPGCDARFSIEGVVEDLPLGETGDGNYIGTYTVKEGDSADRAKVIVRLVKPNGKSASKSASLRISIDTDPPEPVQGVTAADKPLDEGFTLILSWDRSDEPDFYAYRIYRSPTPILSTEELKPILELRSADITRTEVNVPENDSDYYFAVTAVDEAGNESKLSLKSGGSIFGPIRALDNLPPPPVTGVRAEDRPSDLGGVIVLRWDGPSPAEDFSRYNLYVSREPIASTEGLNPIKVPDRNVTAYEVQTADGVDYYFAVTAVDRSGNESPLATTSVFGPVQSIPNIPQGEPVPGRIVAAPLGLSLSDAVIFHLSRWVPSPEPKPIPGYLYRLDDGSYELSASSHIAFFGLADGGHVFWAKPADRPDTQPIKWEFNVLRSPVRESEPNDTPETAFRLSSGQPVVGTNSDDGDVDWFSIQIDSPGMLDITFGREKGIGRSTISIFHGLETAKAIDEFTVDPSTGGRGHSSVGVSPGRYLVRVISKSENPAAEYRICAVYRELKPIYAWEVEPNDEWMAANAVRIDNALELIGEGGGGDKDWFTFTETVEGEMLELKLIRSGGKSTIRLITFYGSPSEGGVQVDELSLDSDHAEAESWVGLKAGKYYMLIESPDKPPRFEYSLLLIKRKPEGSMEFEPNDKPDMASGISVDDVISCRTFSNGDVDLYALQVKSHGSLAIGIERANAVGKTIAELKRLDGTMIASAKADPSNEGRASLNAEVNPGGYLLAVRTENERPGDYTITTALVKSALHDARKPLGIGDKLNVRIEWLPEKRVTLTLPKVIRDIEMNEEEPGVYTASYTVKEGDTLSDQPYVSLFPDVSTSEAARLFLQPQILIDTMPPGIEEISHDGHDPIPLGGTLHVKLKGEPGCKLAYFEIRKGDFLRRVEMEEKEKGVYEGEYTVVSGDDVRGASVVGYLEDEVGNVSSREAFTPVTFDTLPPEITDLSVLISRGGGDFVPVDVTSDRVLGESDSLKVVIRSELNAKAEFEIEGFKSGLKLRDDGAQGDEVAGDGIYAGIYVVHRGDSIENTPIKVIVTDKAGNSQELYAPVTITIDAVPPKIQEVTHNGDKPLRRGDLLVVKLKGEPGNRASFNINNRKDKKGKLVKIPMADDGTGYDETAGDGIYTGVYEVRPDDSILNGSLIGFLADENGNESFKFSPKPLTLDSTLPEPIEGLTAQDKPDDEGYVIILSWQPSKETDFDHYNVYRETKRISITRGLIPVLSNLTLPQMTTAEVPVPANNTDYYFAVTVVDKAGNESLIRDGSWVGPVQAWDNIKPDPVTKVTAEDYPDDQGKALLVKWDTPSAAEDFDHYNIYVSTTEIRTLNELKPAASEPNREAYSVKVEVDEDNVPYYVAVTAVDRNGNESDLDALGNSTWGPVQSLDNIPPQPVTGVYAYDTPGDEGGRITVVWSPEKDLSVIEHRIYISSGQITPDEDLSKLEFITVPVPAFERQVDVQSDTAIYVAVTAVDSGENESKLTSDSVWGPVYAVSNRVKADRETVIYAGFDPRIRIKLPIGSGEEGKLLDILIPEDPEILKRIDEANRLSALDISLINPDYEEELQSTVIQVSYTGRRLSKPAELTLSYPEFTDNAGVERRVRIFRLNPSSTTGVWELLPGRQVVDTIRNTVTASTDTLSAFRVAVLNLPQTLDKVKVYPNPYIYGRSSSGRITFVNLPEKATIQIYTLTGELVRTIQVEPMAGRASWDLKNEAGRPVGGGIYVYLVKGETGKARGRIVILK, encoded by the coding sequence ATGGAGAGAGGAAACAGGAGGCGTGGGACAGGAAAGAGGAAACAGAAAAGATATCTCGGTCTTCTGCCTCCTGACTCCAGTCTCCGGTCTATCTGTAGAGCGATAACGCTCGTGACGTTTCTCCTCATAACCGGCTTCACGGCTTTCGGGGATAGCCCCGACACCTACATACTGCCCCTGTCACCGCCCAACGTCATCGGCCATTCGGATGTGACGATCTGGTGGAGCGGTAGACCCTCCGATGAAGCCGGATTGATCGGATTTTATTACAGCCTGGACGGCTCTCCCTTCACCTTCACCGATTCAAACCACGTCACCCTTTGGAATCTGACCAAGGGAGAGCATCGTCTGCTCGTCAAATCGATAGACAGCACGTTGAGACAGGACGATCAGCCGGCCGAGCTGAGCTTCAGGATCTCGCCGGTGGTGCGAGGTGAGCCGGAGGTGAACGATACGCCCGATCTGGCGGTGGATCTGCCTCTGGGGGTGGAGATGAGAGGAGTGAGCCTGCTCGGCGGGGGAGACGTGGACTGGTATAAGGTCGCATTCCCTCAGGACGCTACCGCAGCGACGGTGACCTTCCGGAGGGATGGCGGAAACTCCTCCACTGAGATCTCGCTCTACCTGAACACGCCCTCCGAGGGGAATAAGGCTGCCTCCTTCAGCGTGAACGTCTCGAACGGCGAACGCGGATCGGCGACCGTCGGCATCTCTCCCGATTCGACCCTTTTCATCAAGGTCGCCCCGTCGCCCGACGAGAAACATCCCCTCTATATCCTCTCAGCCGATTACATCCCGGCCTCTCCCCATGGGATATGGGAGGTTGAGGATAATTCATCGCCCGCTTCCGCCACTCGATTGAGCCTCGTGGAGGATCGGGTCACGGCCATCGGCATGAAAAACGGGGATCAGGATTCATCCGATTGGTATAAACTGCATTTCGACCTCACCTCTCCAAAGCTACTCAGGCTGAATCTGTCGAGGCTTCAAGCCGCCGGTGAGACATCGGTTCAGATCTTCAAGGGAGCGATCATCTCCGACATCTCCCAGGTCTCCGCCCTCTCCGTCTCGCCGCTGAGCAATGGATGGGGTTCGATCTCGTTCCTGGTCTCGTTCGGCGACTATTACGTCAGGGTGTCCAACGATCAGGAGGGGGTGGGAAACACCTACCAGATCACCCTCACGCTTGGCGATCTCCCGCCCGGATCAGAGTATGAACTTGAGCCTAACACGGTCTCCCCCCAGGAAAACCCCGATTACGTCACTCCGCTCGGCGTGGAGATGGGGATCTACGGATATAGCTGGGGCGATGGGGATGATGACTGGTTCAAATTCAACCTCGGCAGGAAGGGTCTGCTCTGTCTGACGCTTCAGAGACCTGAGGGGATCGGTCAGACGGAGCTCCAGCTTTTCAACTCCAATCTGATACCGATCTCCTCCTTTCAGATCTCCCCATCAACCTCTCAGCGTGGAAGCCTCCCCGTTCCCGACGCCGATCCAGGAACATACTACGTCAAGATCGTCCCGTCGGGTGAAAGGGAGACGACGAGATATAGGCTGAACGCCCTCTTGATAGGCTCGATAGAGCATAACGCTCAGGAGCCGCTCGGTCTGGGGGATGAACTCAGGGTAGCCGTAAATTGGACCGCCGGCAGGGAGGTGTATCTCACGCTGGAGGGGGATTTCCAGGACGAGGAGGCGAGGAAGCGATTTGAGAGGATGCCTTTGAGCGAGGTCTCGCCCGGCCGGTATGAGCTGTCATATGTGTTGAGGGAAGGCGATTCGGTTGAAAACGCCAGGATGCTCTTCACCTTCAAGACCCCTCAAGGGGATGAGGCGCTTTACGAATATTCCGAGAGGATCACCCTCCAGGCGGGAAAGGCCATTATAGATGCCAAACACGATGCCGATCACATCCTCAAGTCGGGCGAGAGGTTGACCGTAACCCTAACCTCCTCGATAACCGACGGCACCGCCTCCTTCGACATAGTTGGAGGGACGAAGGATCCTTCGCCCTTACTCAGAGGGGGGATACCGCTCTACGGAGACGGCAGGGGGAACTATTCCGGCTCATACGTCGTCCAGGAGGGCGATCTGGTGAGAGAAGGAATCGTAAGGGTTAAACTCGTCGATAGATTCGGCACGAAGTATGAGTTTGAGATAAAGGAGCCGGTTAGCATCGATGCCGTCAAACCCTCTCCACCCTCAGAGTTGAGGGGCGAGGACGTGCCGGAGGATAACGGCTTCCAGATACAGTTGAGCTGGAGCCTTTCGCCCGATCCGGACGTATCGGAATACAACGTATATATCTCGCCTATCCCCATCACATCGCTTCAGGCGCTTTCGCCGATAGCTCGCGTTAAGGGGAGGTCATGCCAGGTGCAGGTCGAGCGGAACGGCGTGGGCTATTATTTCGCCGTCACGGCGGTTGACATGGCCGGAAACGAATCGGATCTAAGCGATGGGGCCATAACGGGACCGGTTCAGGCGTTGGATAACCTCCCGCCAGCGGCTAAATCGGCATCACACGACGTAACCGGCATAGTTTCAACCCTGAACCCCGTCATAAACGTCAAGCTCCAATCCGAGCCCGGAATCACTCCCCTTCTGACGATCCCCGGTCTGGTTCGGGATCTTCCACTTGAGGAGAAGAAAGACGGGGTCTACACCATAAGCTATTCGGTCCCCAAAGGGGTGGAGCTGAGGGACGTCCTGCTCTCCCTTAAGCTCAAGGACAAAGCTGGAAACGAAAGCTCGATCGATGTTCCCCCACCCATCACGATCGATACGAAACCGCCTCAGATCAAATCGGTCAAACATGACGGAACGAGGCTGCTGGTGGAGGGGGATGAACTGAAGATCACGCTTGAAGGCGAGGTGGGATGTCAGGGATGGTTCGATATCGAAGGGCTGGTGAAGGGGATCCCGCTCTATGACGACGGCGAACACGGGGATGGCGCCGGCGGAGACGGGGTCTACGTCGGGACGTATCGGGTGAAGACGGGAGATAAGGCGATGGAGGCAGCGGTGGTGGCTCATCTGAAGGATAAGGCGGGCAATGAGTCGAGCATGGAAGCAGTCAGAAAGGTGAATCTGGACACAACCCCTCCCTCCATATCAAAGGCGAAGGTCGAGGGTGAAAGCTTCAAGCTGGGGGATGTGGTGAAGGTTGAGCTTTGGGGCGAGGCGGGATGTCAGGGTAAATTCCGGATAGAGGGGCTGGGCGTTGAGGGGAAGCTGTACGATGACGGCGAACACGGGGACGGAGAGGCGAATGACGGCATGTATGTGGGAAGCTGGAAGGTCGGGAGAGGCATCGGGGGAGAAGATCTGTCGGTGATAGCTATCCTTGAGAAGTCCAACGGCAAGTCGGTTCAGATCGAGGCGGGCAGTGTCAAGGTGGACGGCGTTCCCCCGCCTGAGGTGGAAGGGGTGAAGGTCGAGGATGTCCCGGACGATGAGGGATACAGGGTCAGGGTCAGTTGGCAGGGAGTGAAAGTTGAGGACCTGAAGGGATATCTCGTCTACCTCAGCTCCGACAGCATAGGGGATCTCTCGACGATGAGCCCTATTGCCGAGACGGAGAAGGAGAGCGTTCTGCTGGATGTGGAGGAGAACGGGCGGCAGTATCATTTCGCCGTGGTGGCCGAGGACGAGGCGGGCAATATCTCCGCCTTAGGCGCCGGCAGTGTCACTGTGGGAGACGCGCTGGATAATCTCGCTCCTCCGAAGCCCATCGATCTGAAAGCCGAGATGGTGGAGGGGGGAAGGATCTACATCGGATGGGAATACCCGAGCCTACCGGCCGACTGGGCTGCCTTCAAAGTTTATATATCACAGAATCCAAATCTCTCCGGAGGAGAACTCGTCCGGATCACCCATAACCAGGTCAGATCGGCCGATCTGCCGGCAGATAAGGATGGGGATTACTACATAGGGCTCAGCGCCGAGGATATCAGCGGGAACGAGTCGGAGATAATCCGGATCGGGCCGATCAGGGCGGGCGCAATCTCAGCCATGGATGAGAGGCTTATCTCCCTTCCAAAAGGGATCATAAGGGGGGATGGCGTGCTCGTCTGGTGGAGAGGATGGAAGAATGGAGGGACGAAAGATTTCAGATATCGCCTGGATGGAGTTGAGGGGGAAGCTGAGGGACCATATCTTCTCATCCGATCGCTCACCCCAGGCGATCACGAACTGGAGATAGAGCTTAACGGAGAGGTTATATCCCGCGAGTTTCGAATCGAGCCGATGGAGCTGAAACTGGACGGGAAAAAGGAGACCATCCTCCCCAACGCCAAGCTCATCGGCCCCGGCACATGCAGCCTCGTCCTGATGAGAGACGCCACGCTCAATCTGGTCGGCGAAAACGGCGGCGTCGAGGTAAAGCTCTATCGAGACGATGACCTTCTTATGGAGGGCCAGGGGGCGATATCGCTTAAGGCGGGGATATATAGGGTGGAGACGAAGGGAAGCGTGACCATCTATCAGAGTCCCCTCGCAGCAGATGCGGATATGGAACCCAACGATGAGGATGGCTTTCCCCTTCATGGCGATTCGATCATCTCAGGCATGATCCAGAGAAAGGGCGATGTTGATCTCTACCGCCTCCGCGTTGAAGGAGGAGAGAGGCTGGCCGTGACCTTGATCTCCTGGGGCAACCTCCAGCTCGGTATCAGGGACGAGAGGGGAACTGAAGTGGAAACCGATGAGGACCAGGATGGGGGATATCGGTTCTATCTGAGCCATCCCCTGAGCGCGGGGGAGTACGTTATCGAGGTTAAGGGTGATGCCGGGGCGATCTATCAGATAGGCCTGATCATCCTGAAGGGCATAGGGGTCGATCGAAGGGCGATGATGAAAGCCGGGGATCTGCTGAGGGTGACCGTCGATTGGGCGACGGCCGGCGAGATATGGGGCGAGGTGAAGGGATTGATCGAGCCCGTGAGGCTCTCCGGAAGCGGAGGGTTGATGGGAATGGAATATAGGATAAAGGACGGCGATGATCTCTCAGACGGCAGGGTGAGGCTGGAATTCAACGTCTCAGGCGAGGTGATCCCCTTCGAGATCCCCGGCGTGAGGATAAACGTGGACACCGTCCCTCCCAGGATAACCCGGGCTCAGCATGACGCCGTCAAACCGCTTAAGGCCGGGGATAAGATCGGGATCGAGGTGGGCGGCGAAAGCGGATGCGAGGGGTGGTTCGAGATAACGGGAATCGCCGAGGAGATACCGCTTCAGGAGAAGGAGGCCGGAAGGTACGAGGGGGAATATCAGGTGAGGGAAGGGGATAACACGTCGGGCTCTGACGTGATATGCTATCTCCGAGACGGGGCCGGTAACGAGACCAAGGCGGTCGTGAAGGGCAGATCGGGCGAGTTCGACAAGGTCGTGATCGATACGCTCCCGCCCCGTATAGATGAGGTGAGCTATGAGGGAGAGGGGGTGCTAATTGAAGGACAGATCCTCAAGGTGATCGTGAAGGGTGAGGCGGGCTGTCAGGCTTGGTTCGATATCGGCGAACTCAGACATGATCTCCCGCTTGAGGAGAAAAGGGAGGGGGAATACGAGGGAAGCTATCAGGTGAAGATGGGCGATCAGGCCCTGGGCGTCAGGATAATCGCCCATCTGAAGGACGCCGCCGGAAACGAGAGCGTCGTCGAGTCGCGGGACGCCCTGGACATAGATACCATCCCGCCGCAGATAGAGTCGGTCGAGCACGATGCGACGAGGACCCTTAGGCTCGGCTCAGTTCTCACCGTGCGCGTTAAGGGGACGCCGGGCTGCGATGCCAGATTCTCGATAGAGGGGGTCGTCGAAGACCTTCCACTCGGTGAGACGGGAGATGGGAATTACATCGGAACCTATACGGTCAAGGAGGGCGATAGCGCCGATAGGGCGAAGGTGATCGTTCGCCTGGTCAAACCAAACGGGAAGTCCGCCTCAAAATCGGCCTCCCTCAGGATCTCAATCGACACCGATCCGCCCGAGCCGGTCCAGGGGGTCACTGCTGCCGATAAGCCTCTCGATGAAGGATTCACCCTGATTCTATCCTGGGATCGATCGGATGAGCCTGACTTCTACGCATACAGGATCTATCGTTCGCCCACGCCCATCCTCTCGACGGAGGAACTTAAGCCGATCCTCGAGCTCAGATCGGCGGATATCACCCGAACCGAGGTGAATGTGCCGGAGAACGATTCGGACTACTACTTCGCCGTGACGGCGGTGGATGAGGCCGGCAACGAATCGAAGCTGTCGCTTAAGTCGGGGGGCTCCATCTTCGGCCCCATCAGAGCCCTGGATAACCTCCCCCCGCCTCCCGTCACGGGCGTTCGGGCCGAGGATCGGCCGAGCGATCTGGGAGGTGTGATCGTCCTCAGATGGGATGGGCCCTCCCCGGCGGAGGACTTCAGCCGGTATAACCTCTACGTCTCAAGAGAGCCGATCGCCTCTACGGAAGGGCTCAACCCGATAAAAGTCCCCGATCGGAACGTCACGGCCTATGAGGTGCAGACGGCGGACGGGGTGGATTACTATTTCGCCGTGACGGCGGTGGACAGATCGGGCAATGAGTCCCCCTTAGCTACGACGTCCGTCTTCGGACCGGTTCAATCCATCCCGAACATACCTCAGGGTGAGCCCGTGCCCGGCCGGATCGTCGCCGCTCCGCTGGGATTATCGCTCTCCGACGCTGTGATATTTCATCTTTCCCGGTGGGTTCCCTCGCCCGAGCCGAAACCCATCCCCGGATACCTGTATCGATTGGATGACGGATCATATGAGCTTTCCGCGAGCAGCCATATCGCCTTTTTCGGGCTCGCCGACGGGGGACATGTCTTTTGGGCGAAACCGGCGGATCGCCCCGACACGCAGCCGATCAAATGGGAGTTCAACGTGTTGAGAAGTCCCGTGAGGGAATCCGAGCCGAACGACACACCTGAAACGGCGTTCCGCCTGAGCTCCGGCCAGCCGGTTGTGGGAACCAACTCCGATGACGGCGATGTGGACTGGTTCTCGATACAGATCGACTCACCGGGGATGCTCGATATTACCTTCGGAAGGGAGAAGGGGATCGGGCGGAGCACGATCTCGATTTTCCATGGGTTGGAGACGGCCAAGGCGATCGATGAGTTCACCGTGGACCCCTCCACAGGCGGCAGAGGCCACTCGAGCGTAGGGGTCTCGCCCGGGCGGTATCTGGTAAGGGTTATCTCTAAGTCGGAAAACCCCGCGGCGGAGTATCGCATCTGCGCTGTCTATCGCGAGCTCAAGCCGATCTACGCCTGGGAGGTCGAGCCCAACGACGAGTGGATGGCCGCGAACGCGGTTCGGATCGATAACGCCCTGGAGTTGATCGGCGAGGGAGGAGGAGGTGATAAGGACTGGTTCACCTTCACGGAGACCGTTGAAGGCGAGATGCTGGAGCTGAAGCTCATACGATCGGGCGGAAAAAGCACGATCAGGCTGATCACATTTTACGGATCGCCCTCCGAAGGCGGGGTTCAGGTGGACGAGCTGAGTCTGGATTCCGATCATGCGGAGGCCGAAAGCTGGGTGGGATTAAAAGCGGGAAAGTATTACATGCTTATAGAGAGTCCCGATAAACCTCCCCGATTTGAATACTCGCTTCTCCTGATCAAGAGGAAACCCGAGGGATCGATGGAGTTCGAGCCGAACGATAAGCCCGATATGGCTTCCGGTATATCGGTTGACGACGTAATATCCTGCAGAACCTTCTCGAACGGGGACGTCGATCTATACGCCCTTCAGGTCAAATCGCACGGATCGCTCGCCATCGGAATCGAGAGGGCGAACGCAGTGGGGAAAACGATAGCGGAGCTGAAACGGCTCGACGGCACGATGATCGCCTCGGCGAAGGCCGATCCCTCAAATGAGGGCCGGGCCTCCTTGAACGCGGAGGTCAACCCCGGAGGATATCTCCTGGCAGTCAGGACGGAGAACGAGAGGCCGGGCGATTATACGATCACGACCGCTCTGGTGAAATCCGCCTTGCATGATGCCCGAAAGCCGCTCGGCATCGGCGATAAACTGAACGTCCGGATCGAGTGGCTCCCCGAAAAAAGGGTCACGCTCACCCTGCCCAAGGTGATCAGGGACATCGAGATGAATGAGGAGGAGCCCGGGGTTTATACGGCGAGCTATACGGTGAAGGAGGGGGATACACTTTCCGATCAACCCTATGTGAGCCTCTTCCCTGACGTCTCGACCTCTGAAGCGGCGAGGCTTTTCCTCCAGCCTCAGATTCTGATAGACACGATGCCGCCCGGGATAGAGGAGATCTCCCATGACGGTCACGATCCGATTCCGCTCGGCGGAACGTTGCACGTTAAGCTCAAAGGCGAGCCCGGCTGCAAGCTCGCATATTTCGAGATCCGGAAAGGCGATTTCCTGAGAAGGGTCGAGATGGAGGAAAAGGAGAAGGGGGTTTATGAGGGCGAATACACCGTTGTCTCCGGGGATGACGTCCGGGGTGCCTCCGTGGTGGGGTATCTGGAGGATGAGGTCGGGAACGTCAGCAGCAGAGAGGCCTTCACGCCTGTGACCTTCGACACCTTACCTCCGGAGATCACCGATCTCTCAGTCCTTATCTCCAGGGGAGGAGGGGATTTCGTCCCTGTCGACGTGACGTCCGACAGGGTTTTAGGAGAGAGCGATTCCCTCAAGGTCGTCATCAGATCTGAGCTCAACGCTAAAGCCGAATTCGAGATCGAAGGGTTCAAATCGGGGTTGAAGCTGAGAGATGACGGCGCTCAGGGGGATGAGGTGGCCGGTGACGGGATATACGCCGGAATCTACGTCGTCCATAGGGGCGACTCGATCGAAAACACCCCCATCAAGGTCATCGTCACCGATAAGGCCGGCAACTCACAGGAGTTATACGCGCCGGTTACGATCACCATAGATGCTGTCCCGCCTAAGATCCAGGAGGTGACCCATAACGGCGACAAACCCCTCAGGAGGGGCGATCTGCTTGTGGTGAAGCTGAAGGGCGAGCCCGGAAACAGGGCTTCGTTCAACATAAACAACCGAAAGGATAAAAAGGGAAAGCTCGTGAAGATCCCGATGGCCGATGACGGCACGGGATATGACGAGACGGCGGGCGACGGCATATACACGGGCGTCTATGAGGTCAGACCGGATGATAGCATATTGAACGGGTCTCTGATCGGCTTCCTGGCGGATGAGAACGGCAATGAGAGCTTCAAGTTCTCGCCCAAACCGCTGACACTGGATTCCACCCTGCCTGAGCCGATCGAGGGGCTGACCGCTCAGGATAAGCCGGACGATGAGGGTTATGTGATAATCCTCTCGTGGCAGCCGAGCAAAGAGACCGATTTCGATCACTACAACGTCTATCGCGAGACGAAACGGATAAGCATAACAAGAGGGTTGATCCCCGTCCTGAGCAACCTCACCCTGCCGCAGATGACCACGGCAGAGGTGCCGGTTCCGGCGAATAACACCGACTATTACTTCGCCGTCACCGTGGTGGATAAGGCCGGAAACGAGTCACTGATCCGGGACGGCTCCTGGGTCGGGCCCGTTCAGGCCTGGGATAACATCAAACCCGATCCGGTTACCAAGGTGACGGCGGAGGATTATCCGGATGATCAGGGGAAAGCACTGCTGGTGAAATGGGATACCCCTTCGGCCGCGGAGGATTTCGATCACTATAACATCTACGTATCGACGACGGAGATAAGGACGTTGAATGAGTTGAAACCCGCTGCGTCTGAACCCAATAGGGAGGCCTATTCCGTCAAGGTCGAGGTCGATGAGGATAACGTCCCGTATTATGTCGCTGTCACGGCGGTTGACAGGAACGGGAACGAGTCGGACCTCGACGCTCTTGGGAACTCAACCTGGGGGCCTGTTCAGTCCCTGGATAACATCCCACCTCAGCCTGTAACCGGAGTCTACGCCTATGACACCCCCGGGGATGAGGGCGGAAGGATAACCGTGGTTTGGAGTCCGGAAAAGGACCTGAGCGTGATCGAGCACAGGATCTACATCTCCTCCGGACAGATCACACCGGATGAGGATCTCTCGAAGCTGGAGTTCATCACCGTTCCCGTCCCAGCATTTGAACGGCAGGTTGACGTTCAGAGCGACACGGCGATCTACGTCGCCGTAACGGCCGTCGATTCGGGCGAAAATGAGTCGAAGCTCACCTCCGACTCAGTATGGGGGCCCGTATATGCCGTGTCGAACAGGGTGAAGGCGGATAGGGAGACGGTTATCTATGCCGGATTCGATCCGAGAATACGGATCAAACTGCCCATCGGATCGGGCGAGGAGGGGAAACTGCTGGACATCCTGATACCGGAAGATCCCGAGATACTCAAGCGTATAGATGAGGCCAACAGGCTTTCGGCCCTGGATATCTCGCTCATAAACCCGGATTACGAGGAGGAACTTCAAAGTACGGTCATCCAGGTCTCCTATACCGGCAGGAGGCTCTCCAAGCCGGCCGAGCTTACGCTATCGTATCCGGAGTTCACCGATAACGCCGGGGTGGAGAGGAGGGTGAGGATATTCAGGCTGAATCCGTCTTCGACGACGGGCGTCTGGGAGCTTCTTCCGGGCAGGCAGGTCGTCGATACGATCCGAAACACCGTGACCGCCTCCACGGATACCCTCTCGGCCTTCAGGGTGGCGGTTTTAAATCTGCCTCAGACTCTGGACAAGGTCAAGGTCTATCCCAACCCCTATATCTACGGTCGATCTTCGAGCGGCAGGATCACCTTCGTGAATCTGCCTGAGAAGGCGACGATACAGATCTACACGCTGACGGGCGAGCTTGTAAGAACTATCCAGGTCGAGCCGATGGCCGGGAGGGCATCGTGGGATCTGAAAAACGAGGCGGGCAGACCGGTCGGAGGTGGGATATACGTCTATCTGGTTAAAGGTGAAACAGGTAAAGCCCGAGGGAGGATAGTCATATTGAAATAG